A stretch of the Nematostella vectensis chromosome 1, jaNemVect1.1, whole genome shotgun sequence genome encodes the following:
- the LOC5506321 gene encoding lymphocyte expansion molecule isoform X2 — protein MWRAKPQRFDVSSIHPKSKTPGTFTQVPYDKKCMTEVNRRLGPGSYNIEAGGFNKKSVLERASGPGWERAYETSRLAKIPHLLYKEQWEKKQYQKRMLGPGTYNIKDFMELMAEKPRSTRGECETRAARFESSTQSGVPGPGTYGKGGIPNAVLEEKERKSVSNVGMLDSGKSYRRQLPEVGSHLCPGQYEMESFTDEMASHVVSKRGPYDLFTGERNKPITVGYFAMPLRQNLGPGEYDLKSFLSENTGEHKQRHGKFLKVTRFPDYPTERIYCCSLSQCPRDPSEPGPGSYSAKDLGKPEAAKRPPFGSSAGRMDRHARRFFLGSTNPVGPGRYSVDRYENAQHIDGHTGAFNSKTRRYDLIRDKYMMERIRAKDVRPEDKVYMVA, from the exons ATGTGGAGAGCTAAACCTCAGAG GTTTGATGTGTCATCTATCCATCCCAAGAGTAAGACACCTGGAACCTTCACCCAAGTGCCATATGACAAGAAGTGTATGACTGAAGTG AATCGTAGACTGGGTCCAGGATCATACAACATTGAAGCAGGAGGGTTTAACAAAAAGTCTGTGTTGGAACGAGCATCTGGACCAG GTTGGGAAAGGGCTTATGAAACCTCCAGACTTGCTAAAATCCCACATCTCCTGTACAAAGAGCAATGGGAGAAGAAACAGTACCAG AAACGCATGCTAGGACCAGGAACATACAATATCAAGGACTTTATGGAATTGATGGCTGAGAAGCCTAGAAGTACCAGAGGAGAGTGTGAGACTCGAGCAGCAAGATTTGAGAGCTCAACTCAA AGTGGCGTTCCTGGCCCTGGCACTTATGGCAAAGGTGGCATCCCTAATGCAGTCCTGGAGGAGAAGGAGAGGAAGTCAGTCAGTAATGTTGGCATGCTGGATTCAGGGAAATCCTACCGCCGACAACTGCCTGAAGTG GGCAGTCATCTGTGTCCAGGTCAGTACGAGATGGAGAGCTTCACAGATGAAATGGCATCGCATGTGGTCAGTAAAAGAGGTCCGTACGACCTCTTTACTGGCGAGAGAAATAAGCCCATTACTGTTGGCTACTTTGCTATGCCG CTTCGTCAAAACTTGGGACCAGGGGAGTATGACCTGAAGTCCTTCCTGAGTGAGAACACAGGTGAACACAAGCAACGACATGGCAAGTTTCTTAAAGTAACGCGATTCCCAGACTACCCTACCGAAAGAATCTACTGCTGTTCACTCAGTCAGTGCCCCAGGGACCCG agtGAGCCTGGGCCTGGATCATACTCCGCTAAGGATCTTGGGAAGCCTGAAGCTGCCAAACGCCCGCCTTTTGGTTCATCCGCTGGCCGCATGGACAGACATGCGCGAAGGTTCTTTCTAGGAAGCACT AATCCTGTTGGGCCTGGTCGCTACAGTGTCGATCGTTATGAGAACGCGCAACATATTGATGGCCATACCGGCGCCTTTAACTCCAAGACGAGACGTTATGACCTTATACGAGACAAATACATGAT GGAGAGAATACGAGCGAAGGATGTCCGCCCTGAAGATAAGGTGTATATGGTTGCGTGA
- the LOC5506321 gene encoding lymphocyte expansion molecule isoform X1, with amino-acid sequence MAQKKYSGAPFGVQTSRFDVSSIHPKSKTPGTFTQVPYDKKCMTEVNRRLGPGSYNIEAGGFNKKSVLERASGPGWERAYETSRLAKIPHLLYKEQWEKKQYQKRMLGPGTYNIKDFMELMAEKPRSTRGECETRAARFESSTQSGVPGPGTYGKGGIPNAVLEEKERKSVSNVGMLDSGKSYRRQLPEVGSHLCPGQYEMESFTDEMASHVVSKRGPYDLFTGERNKPITVGYFAMPLRQNLGPGEYDLKSFLSENTGEHKQRHGKFLKVTRFPDYPTERIYCCSLSQCPRDPSEPGPGSYSAKDLGKPEAAKRPPFGSSAGRMDRHARRFFLGSTNPVGPGRYSVDRYENAQHIDGHTGAFNSKTRRYDLIRDKYMMERIRAKDVRPEDKVYMVA; translated from the exons ATGGCACAGAAGAAGTATTCTGGTGCTCCTTTTGGTGTCCAGACTTCAAG GTTTGATGTGTCATCTATCCATCCCAAGAGTAAGACACCTGGAACCTTCACCCAAGTGCCATATGACAAGAAGTGTATGACTGAAGTG AATCGTAGACTGGGTCCAGGATCATACAACATTGAAGCAGGAGGGTTTAACAAAAAGTCTGTGTTGGAACGAGCATCTGGACCAG GTTGGGAAAGGGCTTATGAAACCTCCAGACTTGCTAAAATCCCACATCTCCTGTACAAAGAGCAATGGGAGAAGAAACAGTACCAG AAACGCATGCTAGGACCAGGAACATACAATATCAAGGACTTTATGGAATTGATGGCTGAGAAGCCTAGAAGTACCAGAGGAGAGTGTGAGACTCGAGCAGCAAGATTTGAGAGCTCAACTCAA AGTGGCGTTCCTGGCCCTGGCACTTATGGCAAAGGTGGCATCCCTAATGCAGTCCTGGAGGAGAAGGAGAGGAAGTCAGTCAGTAATGTTGGCATGCTGGATTCAGGGAAATCCTACCGCCGACAACTGCCTGAAGTG GGCAGTCATCTGTGTCCAGGTCAGTACGAGATGGAGAGCTTCACAGATGAAATGGCATCGCATGTGGTCAGTAAAAGAGGTCCGTACGACCTCTTTACTGGCGAGAGAAATAAGCCCATTACTGTTGGCTACTTTGCTATGCCG CTTCGTCAAAACTTGGGACCAGGGGAGTATGACCTGAAGTCCTTCCTGAGTGAGAACACAGGTGAACACAAGCAACGACATGGCAAGTTTCTTAAAGTAACGCGATTCCCAGACTACCCTACCGAAAGAATCTACTGCTGTTCACTCAGTCAGTGCCCCAGGGACCCG agtGAGCCTGGGCCTGGATCATACTCCGCTAAGGATCTTGGGAAGCCTGAAGCTGCCAAACGCCCGCCTTTTGGTTCATCCGCTGGCCGCATGGACAGACATGCGCGAAGGTTCTTTCTAGGAAGCACT AATCCTGTTGGGCCTGGTCGCTACAGTGTCGATCGTTATGAGAACGCGCAACATATTGATGGCCATACCGGCGCCTTTAACTCCAAGACGAGACGTTATGACCTTATACGAGACAAATACATGAT GGAGAGAATACGAGCGAAGGATGTCCGCCCTGAAGATAAGGTGTATATGGTTGCGTGA
- the LOC5506322 gene encoding protein rolling stone isoform X2: MLVFRFLVAAYNTGWLIYSGFHEANGKTKWFIYLTNWGYLLETVYFIYASAVTLWFHIREKKNKVSKNEKDVEMDAKKDQIQKNEDQSDFNFSDLMRYHHSLMWILFNIAADTAVLISIIYWGWMVGPIDGLDVSTHALNTVFMILELVLSKLPIRLLHCIYPLVFGLCYMIFTVVYWAAGGTNANNKPYIYSIVDYKDSPGMAVGILLGALLVLLPIVHSVFFGVYKLRCYLSERSCGKTNA, encoded by the coding sequence ATGCTGGTCTTTCGTTTCCTTGTAGCAGCCTATAACACCGGCTGGCTTATTTACAGCGGATTCCACGAGGCCAACGGCAAAACCAAGTGGTTCATTTACTTGACCAACTGGGGTTACCTCCTAGAAACCGTGTACTTCATCTACGCATCGGCGGTAACTCTGTGGTTCCATATACGTGAGAAAAAGAACAAAGTTAGCAAAAACGAGAAAGACGTGGAAATGGATGCGAAAAAAGATCAAATCCAGAAGAACGAGGACCAATCGGACTTCAACTTCTCTGATCTAATGAGATACCACCACTCGCTTATGTGGATTTTGTTCAACATTGCTGCCGACACTGCCGTGCTAATTTCCATAATATACTGGGGCTGGATGGTTGGACCAATCGACGGACTTGATGTCAGTACGCATGCGCTGAACACCGTCTTCATGATCTTGGAGCTTGTGCTGAGCAAGTTACCCATTCGCCTTCTGCACTGTATCTACCCACTCGTGTTCGGCCTGTGTTACATGATATTCACCGTGGTGTATTGGGCTGCAGGAGGCACTAATGCTAACAACAAGCCGTATATCTACAGTATCGTGGACTATAAGGACAGCCCTGGTATGGCTGTGGGGATTCTCCTCGGGGCTTTGCTTGTCTTGTTACCTATCGTGCATTCCGTGTTCTTTGGTGTGTACAAGCTGCGTTGCTATTTGTCCGAGAGATCGTGCGGAAAGACCAATGCGTAG
- the LOC5506322 gene encoding protein rolling stone isoform X1, producing MCLEEFKLSKIKPCDEEACCCAESPWFPWPVMLVFRFLVAAYNTGWLIYSGFHEANGKTKWFIYLTNWGYLLETVYFIYASAVTLWFHIREKKNKVSKNEKDVEMDAKKDQIQKNEDQSDFNFSDLMRYHHSLMWILFNIAADTAVLISIIYWGWMVGPIDGLDVSTHALNTVFMILELVLSKLPIRLLHCIYPLVFGLCYMIFTVVYWAAGGTNANNKPYIYSIVDYKDSPGMAVGILLGALLVLLPIVHSVFFGVYKLRCYLSERSCGKTNA from the exons ATGTGCTTGGAAGAATTCAAACTCTCTAAGATAAAGCCGTGCGACGAGGAGGCATGCTGTTGCGCGGAATCGCCG TGGTTTCCATGGCCCGTCATGCTGGTCTTTCGTTTCCTTGTAGCAGCCTATAACACCGGCTGGCTTATTTACAGCGGATTCCACGAGGCCAACGGCAAAACCAAGTGGTTCATTTACTTGACCAACTGGGGTTACCTCCTAGAAACCGTGTACTTCATCTACGCATCGGCGGTAACTCTGTGGTTCCATATACGTGAGAAAAAGAACAAAGTTAGCAAAAACGAGAAAGACGTGGAAATGGATGCGAAAAAAGATCAAATCCAGAAGAACGAGGACCAATCGGACTTCAACTTCTCTGATCTAATGAGATACCACCACTCGCTTATGTGGATTTTGTTCAACATTGCTGCCGACACTGCCGTGCTAATTTCCATAATATACTGGGGCTGGATGGTTGGACCAATCGACGGACTTGATGTCAGTACGCATGCGCTGAACACCGTCTTCATGATCTTGGAGCTTGTGCTGAGCAAGTTACCCATTCGCCTTCTGCACTGTATCTACCCACTCGTGTTCGGCCTGTGTTACATGATATTCACCGTGGTGTATTGGGCTGCAGGAGGCACTAATGCTAACAACAAGCCGTATATCTACAGTATCGTGGACTATAAGGACAGCCCTGGTATGGCTGTGGGGATTCTCCTCGGGGCTTTGCTTGTCTTGTTACCTATCGTGCATTCCGTGTTCTTTGGTGTGTACAAGCTGCGTTGCTATTTGTCCGAGAGATCGTGCGGAAAGACCAATGCGTAG
- the LOC116614107 gene encoding protein kinase C delta type, whose product MGFIRVKLIEVKPSPDWVKDGMFDPFCGVHIKEAVMTAGQGITLVQKKKTIYPEWNKCFDTHNYEGRVITIVVREKPDHLLAEVTIGVQFLVDQCRHDGFSSVWLDLMPGGKLLVQVRHFEEVLDDPNKEGKPHENHSGLTGRRGAMRKQKVHIMRGHQMVARFFRQPVFCAICRDFLWGFGKQGYQCSICSLTCHKKCHDKILSKCPGAQDHEESKLLKERFNINMPHKFKVNNYLSPTFCDHCGSLLYGLFRQGLKCEACNMNCHHKCHKHVPNLCGINQKLLAEAVQDAKAAKQQKKISLTQQQIANLAMSDGDAQIEDEDEEDSGGIYEALWDAISPPVPKRTTSMRKEVAKIELKQWHIEDFSLLKVLGKGSFGKVLLCELKETKEFFAIKALKKDVVLEDDDVECTMVERRVLALATRHPFLTHLHSAFQSADHLFFVMEYLNGGDLMFHIQNQGKFDEKRSRFYAAEIVCGLQFLHELGIIYRDLKLDNVLLDKDGHIKLADFGMCKEGVNDSKKTTTFCGTPDYIAPEILKGWRYDSSVDWWSFGVLLYEMLIGQSPFAGEDEEDLFDSICRDKVHFPKWVSSDAVSCLRELFERTPACRLGYKDGSKPDIRGKSFFKSIDWNKLEARQIPPPFKPSIKSANDTNNFDPDFTMEAAKFTPTDKDLLQSMDQGQFRGFSFVNPYFGTQR is encoded by the exons ATGGGATTTATTCGTGTAAAACTAATCGAAGTGAAACCTAGCCCAGACTGGGTGAAAGATGGGATGTTCGATCCATTTTGCGGGGTTCATATCAAAGAAGCGGTGATGACTGCAGGCCAAGGAATTACCCTTGTGCAGAAAAAGAAGACAATTTACCCCGAGTGGAATAAGTGCTTTGATACTCATAACTACGAGGGTAGAGTTATAACAATCGTGGTTAGAGAGAAACCTGACCATCTTCTAGCTGAGGTGACGATAGGAGTTCAGTTTTTGGTAGATCAATGCAGACACGATGGATTCTCCAGTGTTTGG CTTGATCTTATGCCTGGTGGTAAACTCCTTGTACAAGTTCGTCATTTTGAAGAAGTTCTAG aTGATCCAAACAAGGAAGGAAAACCTCATGAAAACCACAGTGGTCTTACTGGGAGAAGGGGTGCCATGCGTAAGCAGAAGGTGCATATCATGAGAGGACATCAGATGGTGGCCCGGTTCTTCAGACAGCCTGTTTTCTGTGCAATTTGCAGGGACTTTTTATG ggGCTTTGGCAAGCAAGGATATCAATGCTCAA TATGTTCCCTAACATGTCATAAAAAATGTCATGATAAAATACTTAGCAAGTGTCCTGGGGCACAGGACCACGAAGAAAGCAAG TTGCTCAAGGAAAGATTCAATATTAATATGCCGCACAAATTTAAAGTCAATAATTATTTAAGTCCAACCTTCTGTGACCATTGTGGGTCATTACTCTACGGCCTATTCAGGCAGGGTCTCAAATGCGAAG CTTGTAACATGAACTGTCATCACAAGTGCCATAAACATGTACCAAACCTTTGTGGCATCAACCAGAAGCTGCTAGCTGAGGCTGTACAAGACGCCAAG GCTgcaaaacaacagaaaaagaTCAGCTTAACACAGCAGCAGATTGCTAATCTAGCCATGTCTGATGGGGATGCTCAAATTgaggatgaagatgaagaagacTCGGGGGGAATCTATGAAGCGTTATGGGATGCTATCTCTCCACCTGTCCCTAAGAGGACTACCAGCATGCGCAAAGAAGTGGCCAAGATTGAGCTGAAGCAGTGGCACATTGAAGATTTCTCACTTCTAAAGGTCCTGGGAAAAGGCAGCTTTGGAAAG GTGCTACTCTGTGAACTCAAAGAAACAAAGGAATTCTTTGCTATTAAAGCACTGAAGAAGGATGTAGTTTTagaagatgatgatgttgaatGCACTATGGTAGAAAGAAGAGTTCTTGCTCTTGCAACAAGACACCCATTTCTGACACATCTTCACTCTGCATTCCAGTCAGCC GACCATCTGTTCTTTGTGATGGAATACCTAAATGGTGGTGACTTAATGTTCCACATTCAAAACCAAGGAAAGTTTGATGAAAAGCGGTCAAG GTTTTATGCTGCTGAGATTGTTTGTGGATTACAATTTCTACATGAGCTTGGAATCATTTATCG TGATCTTAAGTTGGACAATGTACTTCTTGACAAGGATGGTCACATAAAACTGGCTGACTTTGGCATGTGCAAGGAGGGGGTCAATGATTCCAAGAAAACCACTACATTCTGTGGAACCCCTGATTACATAGCACCCGAG ATTCTTAAAGGCTGGCGATATGACTCTTCTGTTGACTGGTGGTCATTTGGAGTCTTGCTGTATGAGATGCTTATTGGCCAG TCTCCATTCGCTGGCGAGGATGAGGAGGACCTGTTTGATTCTATCTGCCGTGACAAAGTGCATTTCCCCAAGTGGGTGTCCAGTGATGCAGTTTCCTGCCTGAGAGAG TTGTTTGAGCGCACACCTGCATGTCGTCTTGGCTACAAGGACGGCTCTAAACCAGACATCCGCGGAAAGTCCTTCTTTAAGTCAATCGACTGGAACAAACTAGAAGCCAGACAGATCCCTCCTCCCTTCAAGCCCAGTATT AAAAGCGCAAACGACACGAATAACTTTGATCCTGACTTCACGATGGAGGCCGCCAAGTTTACTCCCACCGATAAGGACCTCCTGCAGTCCATGGACCAAGGGCAGTTCCGAGGATTCTCATTCGTGAACCCGTACTTTGGCACACAGCGCTGA